Proteins from a single region of Starkeya sp. ORNL1:
- a CDS encoding DUF2189 domain-containing protein, which yields MTVRNPVEWGVDAIKQTFGAVRSAEHAFHHPAQEVLVPVVRRITIADLRDAVVKGFDDFGAYRTDVIFICLIYPLAGLVIASATMGNGLLPLLFPLISGFALIGPFAAAGLYEMSRRRERGESATWTDAFGVLSSPSLAAIIELGLLLVGIFLVWLLTAMLIYRMTFGAELPVSYASFAREVFTTEAGWTLIVLGCGAGFLFAVLVLAISVVSFPLLLDHRVGVSLAVRTSVRAFMVNPVPMLAWGLIVAGGLVLGAIPLLVGLVVVMPVLGHATWHLYRKVIA from the coding sequence ATGACGGTCAGAAATCCTGTCGAATGGGGCGTGGACGCGATCAAGCAGACATTCGGTGCTGTACGATCCGCGGAGCACGCTTTTCATCACCCTGCGCAAGAAGTCCTGGTTCCGGTGGTCCGGAGGATCACCATTGCCGATCTTCGCGACGCCGTGGTCAAGGGGTTCGATGACTTCGGCGCCTACCGGACCGACGTGATCTTCATCTGCCTGATCTATCCACTGGCCGGCCTTGTGATCGCCAGCGCGACTATGGGCAATGGTCTGCTGCCCTTGCTGTTTCCGCTGATCTCCGGCTTCGCGCTCATCGGTCCGTTTGCCGCGGCCGGGCTTTATGAGATGAGCCGACGGCGGGAGCGGGGCGAATCGGCGACATGGACCGACGCCTTCGGCGTGCTCAGCTCGCCCTCGCTCGCAGCCATCATCGAGCTCGGTTTGCTGCTGGTCGGCATTTTCCTGGTCTGGCTGCTCACCGCGATGTTGATCTACCGCATGACGTTCGGCGCGGAACTGCCCGTGTCCTACGCGTCGTTCGCCCGGGAAGTCTTCACCACCGAGGCCGGCTGGACGCTGATCGTGCTGGGATGCGGGGCCGGCTTCCTGTTCGCCGTGCTGGTGCTGGCAATCAGCGTGGTTTCCTTCCCGCTGCTGCTCGATCACCGCGTCGGGGTGTCGCTCGCGGTACGTACCTCGGTCCGCGCCTTCATGGTCAATCCTGTTCCGATGCTCGCCTGGGGCCTCATCGTCGCTGGCGGGCTGGTGCTGGGGGCCATTCCACTGCTTGTCGGCCTGGTGGTGGTCATGCCGGTGCTCGGCCATGCCACCTGGCATCTCTATCGCAAGGTCATCGCCTAG
- a CDS encoding tetratricopeptide repeat protein, whose product MRRVERSRLKLAAIALAVAFGFGGPAQARSSADPFALYARGDYAAAAARLTPMAEAGNARAQGLLGFLYEYGHGVPQDFVRAGMWYVCGAEQGDPMAQYLLGLLYDKGRGVPEDVVLAHKWLILAAARAERRDRDVYMRVRDAVATKMSIAQIALAQQLATQWVPAPKLPVR is encoded by the coding sequence ATGAGACGCGTGGAGCGGAGCCGATTGAAGCTCGCCGCCATCGCCCTGGCAGTGGCGTTCGGGTTTGGCGGTCCAGCGCAGGCAAGGTCGTCGGCCGACCCCTTCGCGCTCTATGCGCGCGGCGACTATGCCGCCGCCGCGGCGCGCCTGACGCCGATGGCGGAGGCCGGCAATGCCCGCGCCCAGGGCCTGCTCGGTTTCCTCTATGAATATGGTCACGGCGTGCCGCAGGACTTTGTACGCGCAGGGATGTGGTACGTTTGCGGTGCCGAGCAGGGCGATCCGATGGCGCAGTATCTGCTGGGCCTCCTCTACGACAAGGGCCGCGGCGTTCCCGAGGACGTCGTGCTGGCGCACAAATGGCTGATCCTTGCCGCCGCGCGGGCCGAGCGCCGCGATCGCGATGTGTACATGCGAGTGCGCGACGCCGTCGCCACCAAGATGAGCATCGCGCAGATCGCCCTGGCGCAGCAGCTGGCGACGCAGTGGGTACCTGCCCCAAAGTTGCCGGTGCGCTAG
- a CDS encoding cytochrome c oxidase subunit II: MHVVLMLVLLAVGSVLFHFVSPWWWTPIASNWQYIDDTIIITFWITGVVFVAVLLFMAYCVLRFRHREGRKAIFEPENRKLEGWLTVVTGIGVAAMLAPGLFVWNHFITVPSDATTVEIVGQQWQWSFRLPGKDGKLGATDIDSIADDNPLGLNKNDPNGRDDVVVQGAELHLPVGKPVKVLMRSTDVLHDFYVPEFRAKMDIIPGSSTYFWLTPTRTGTFDILCAELCGTGHPYMRGSVVVEEAVAYQAWLEGQQTRVMAQQNETKK; this comes from the coding sequence ATGCATGTCGTCCTGATGCTGGTTCTGCTCGCCGTCGGCTCGGTCTTGTTTCATTTCGTAAGTCCGTGGTGGTGGACGCCGATCGCCTCCAATTGGCAATATATCGACGACACCATCATCATCACCTTCTGGATCACCGGGGTCGTCTTCGTCGCGGTCCTGTTGTTCATGGCCTACTGCGTGCTGCGCTTCCGCCATCGGGAGGGACGCAAGGCCATCTTCGAGCCGGAGAACCGCAAGCTCGAAGGCTGGCTGACCGTGGTCACCGGCATCGGGGTGGCGGCGATGCTGGCGCCCGGCCTGTTCGTCTGGAACCACTTCATCACTGTTCCCTCCGATGCGACGACGGTCGAGATCGTCGGTCAGCAATGGCAGTGGAGCTTTCGGCTGCCCGGCAAGGACGGCAAGCTCGGCGCTACCGACATTGACAGCATCGCCGACGACAATCCGCTCGGGCTGAACAAGAACGATCCCAATGGCCGGGACGATGTCGTCGTCCAGGGCGCCGAGTTGCATCTGCCGGTGGGCAAGCCGGTGAAGGTGCTGATGCGCTCGACCGATGTGCTGCACGATTTCTACGTGCCGGAGTTCCGGGCCAAGATGGACATAATACCCGGCTCGAGCACCTATTTCTGGCTCACCCCGACCCGCACCGGCACGTTCGACATCCTCTGCGCCGAACTCTGCGGCACCGGGCATCCCTATATGCGCGGATCGGTCGTGGTCGAGGAGGCCGTCGCCTATCAGGCGTGGCTGGAAGGCCAGCAGACCCGGGTGATGGCGCAGCAAAACGAAACGAAGAAATAG
- a CDS encoding A24 family peptidase: protein MAMSMRATPFRTIVTLARHESRAMAAVAVIAAAGVVASLAIESGPSGVLAADLLLVVTAIAVIDGRSFIIPDELNAAGIVLGLAYAGLTEPSVTDGLMLAALRGGIVALAFLAIRSCYRRLRGRDGLGLGDVKLAAMAGVWLDWTMIPIAIDIAAGAALAAYGLRQLAVGRAVRSTGRLPFGLFFAPAIWLGWALGRWLMVGG, encoded by the coding sequence ATGGCCATGAGCATGCGCGCCACCCCGTTCAGGACGATCGTCACGCTCGCCCGGCATGAGAGCCGCGCCATGGCGGCGGTCGCGGTGATCGCCGCGGCGGGCGTGGTCGCGAGCCTCGCGATCGAGAGCGGACCCAGCGGCGTGCTGGCGGCCGACCTGCTGCTGGTGGTGACCGCGATTGCCGTCATCGATGGACGCAGCTTCATCATCCCCGACGAGCTGAACGCGGCGGGTATCGTTCTCGGCCTCGCTTATGCGGGGTTGACGGAACCGTCCGTCACCGACGGGCTCATGCTCGCGGCGCTGCGGGGCGGGATTGTCGCATTGGCGTTCCTCGCGATCCGCTCCTGCTATCGCCGGCTGCGTGGGCGGGACGGACTGGGGCTTGGCGACGTCAAGCTCGCCGCCATGGCCGGGGTCTGGCTCGACTGGACGATGATCCCCATCGCCATCGACATCGCCGCCGGCGCCGCGCTTGCCGCCTATGGCCTGCGGCAGCTGGCGGTGGGACGCGCGGTCCGATCGACCGGGCGGCTGCCGTTCGGCCTGTTCTTCGCACCGGCAATATGGCTCGGCTGGGCTCTCGGGCGTTGGCTCATGGTGGGGGGCTGA